The Bombus huntii isolate Logan2020A chromosome 6, iyBomHunt1.1, whole genome shotgun sequence genome window below encodes:
- the LOC126866632 gene encoding PDZ and LIM domain protein 3 isoform X3, giving the protein MSLKFSVGNFYETYSENETLQRGDVIKKIDDYDTRDVRHVDAQNLLQNSESIRLVVERSEPSNASRINITTSSPIIQLNTGDRAAVTSLAKQRKIPSELPKSPVPPPLIDEYRPPASSPEHLNLPHEHLDEVREERANLSQPYRTTPLVLPGAKIKKDAPLGECYLRHHPNPMIRAAPHHYEQAHPEVAMKQKVAETVLQRVLGPNEVPKVVHKQFNSPIGLYSEQNIADTIKSQTTAIPSKKPVKYDPSKSEAYKALQEEALGDVVQEVRQPARTGVFSPQKVNQNRIYHARPKSPAGPYVNILDDDGEKIHQSNSFKRIMYSVLGQTDY; this is encoded by the exons ATGTCTCTTAAATTTTCCGTAGGCAACTTTTACGAAACCTAT TCGGAGAACGAGACGCTTCAGAGGGGTGATGTGATCAAGAAAATCGACGATTACGACACGCGAGATGTGAGGCATGTAGACGCGCAGAATCTTCTTCAAAACTCTGAATCAATAAGGCTCGTGGTCGAAAGGTCTGAGCCGTCGAATGCATCTCGTATCAACATTACCACGTCATCTCCGATTATCCAGTTGAACACTGGCGACAGGGCTGCGGTCACTAGTCT AGCTAAACAACGGAAAATACCGTCGGAATTACCGAAGAGCCCTGTACCGCCGCCTTTAATCGACGAATACAGGCCGCCTGCATCTTCACCGGAACACCTTAACTTACCGCACGAACATCTCGATGAGGTTCGCGAAGAGAGAGCCAATTTGTCGCAG CCATACCGCACAACTCCTCTGGTCTTGCCAGGTGCAAAGATAAAAAAGGATGCTCCGCTTGGAGAATGCTACTTGCGCCATCATCCCAATCCGATGATCAGAGCGGCACCGCATCATTACGAACAAGCTCATCCTGAAGTTGCTATGAAACAAAAG GTGGCAGAAACGGTACTTCAACGTGTCTTGGGACCGAATGAAGTTCCAAAG GTTGTCCACAAGCAATTTAACTCACCAATTGGACTCTATTCCGAACAAAATATTGCCGACACTATAAAGAGCCAAACAACCGCTATACC CTCGAAGAAACCGGTGAAGTACGACCCGAGCAAGAGCGAGGCTTACAAGGCTCTGCAAGAGGAGGCTCTTGGTGACGTAGTGCAGGAAGTAAGACAACCGGCGCGCACCGGTGTTTTCTCTCCGCAAAAGGTTAACCAAAATAGG atATACCACGCTCGACCAAAAAGTCCAGCTGGACCATAC GTAAATATTCTTGATGACGACGGTGAAAAAATCCACCAGAGTAACAGCTTCAAGAGGATCATGTATAGTGTTTTGGGACAAACTGATTATTAA
- the LOC126866632 gene encoding PDZ and LIM domain protein 3 isoform X1, whose protein sequence is MTRKQTVIVKLKRSSTGKPWGIRIAGGADLGTPIVVTRSENETLQRGDVIKKIDDYDTRDVRHVDAQNLLQNSESIRLVVERSEPSNASRINITTSSPIIQLNTGDRAAVTSLAKQRKIPSELPKSPVPPPLIDEYRPPASSPEHLNLPHEHLDEVREERANLSQPYRTTPLVLPGAKIKKDAPLGECYLRHHPNPMIRAAPHHYEQAHPEVAMKQKVAETVLQRVLGPNEVPKVVHKQFNSPIGLYSEQNIADTIKSQTTAIPSKKPVKYDPSKSEAYKALQEEALGDVVQEVRQPARTGVFSPQKVNQNRIYHARPKSPAGPYVNILDDDGEKIHQSNSFKRIMYSVLGQTDY, encoded by the exons ATGACGAGGAAACAAACGGTGATCGTGAAGCTTAAGAGATCCAGCACCGGCAAACCTTGGGGAATACGTATCGCTGGAGGCGCTGATTTGGGTACACCGATCGTCGTCACCCGC TCGGAGAACGAGACGCTTCAGAGGGGTGATGTGATCAAGAAAATCGACGATTACGACACGCGAGATGTGAGGCATGTAGACGCGCAGAATCTTCTTCAAAACTCTGAATCAATAAGGCTCGTGGTCGAAAGGTCTGAGCCGTCGAATGCATCTCGTATCAACATTACCACGTCATCTCCGATTATCCAGTTGAACACTGGCGACAGGGCTGCGGTCACTAGTCT AGCTAAACAACGGAAAATACCGTCGGAATTACCGAAGAGCCCTGTACCGCCGCCTTTAATCGACGAATACAGGCCGCCTGCATCTTCACCGGAACACCTTAACTTACCGCACGAACATCTCGATGAGGTTCGCGAAGAGAGAGCCAATTTGTCGCAG CCATACCGCACAACTCCTCTGGTCTTGCCAGGTGCAAAGATAAAAAAGGATGCTCCGCTTGGAGAATGCTACTTGCGCCATCATCCCAATCCGATGATCAGAGCGGCACCGCATCATTACGAACAAGCTCATCCTGAAGTTGCTATGAAACAAAAG GTGGCAGAAACGGTACTTCAACGTGTCTTGGGACCGAATGAAGTTCCAAAG GTTGTCCACAAGCAATTTAACTCACCAATTGGACTCTATTCCGAACAAAATATTGCCGACACTATAAAGAGCCAAACAACCGCTATACC CTCGAAGAAACCGGTGAAGTACGACCCGAGCAAGAGCGAGGCTTACAAGGCTCTGCAAGAGGAGGCTCTTGGTGACGTAGTGCAGGAAGTAAGACAACCGGCGCGCACCGGTGTTTTCTCTCCGCAAAAGGTTAACCAAAATAGG atATACCACGCTCGACCAAAAAGTCCAGCTGGACCATAC GTAAATATTCTTGATGACGACGGTGAAAAAATCCACCAGAGTAACAGCTTCAAGAGGATCATGTATAGTGTTTTGGGACAAACTGATTATTAA
- the LOC126866632 gene encoding PDZ and LIM domain protein 3 isoform X2, with protein MTRKQTVIVKLKRSSTGKPWGIRIAGGADLGTPIVVTRSENETLQRGDVIKKIDDYDTRDVRHVDAQNLLQNSESIRLVVERSEPSNASRINITTSSPIIQLNTGDRAAVTSLAKQRKIPSELPKSPVPPPLIDEYRPPASSPEHLNLPHEHLDEVREERANLSQPYRTTPLVLPGAKIKKDAPLGECYLRHHPNPMIRAAPHHYEQAHPEVAMKQKVVHKQFNSPIGLYSEQNIADTIKSQTTAIPSKKPVKYDPSKSEAYKALQEEALGDVVQEVRQPARTGVFSPQKVNQNRIYHARPKSPAGPYVNILDDDGEKIHQSNSFKRIMYSVLGQTDY; from the exons ATGACGAGGAAACAAACGGTGATCGTGAAGCTTAAGAGATCCAGCACCGGCAAACCTTGGGGAATACGTATCGCTGGAGGCGCTGATTTGGGTACACCGATCGTCGTCACCCGC TCGGAGAACGAGACGCTTCAGAGGGGTGATGTGATCAAGAAAATCGACGATTACGACACGCGAGATGTGAGGCATGTAGACGCGCAGAATCTTCTTCAAAACTCTGAATCAATAAGGCTCGTGGTCGAAAGGTCTGAGCCGTCGAATGCATCTCGTATCAACATTACCACGTCATCTCCGATTATCCAGTTGAACACTGGCGACAGGGCTGCGGTCACTAGTCT AGCTAAACAACGGAAAATACCGTCGGAATTACCGAAGAGCCCTGTACCGCCGCCTTTAATCGACGAATACAGGCCGCCTGCATCTTCACCGGAACACCTTAACTTACCGCACGAACATCTCGATGAGGTTCGCGAAGAGAGAGCCAATTTGTCGCAG CCATACCGCACAACTCCTCTGGTCTTGCCAGGTGCAAAGATAAAAAAGGATGCTCCGCTTGGAGAATGCTACTTGCGCCATCATCCCAATCCGATGATCAGAGCGGCACCGCATCATTACGAACAAGCTCATCCTGAAGTTGCTATGAAACAAAAG GTTGTCCACAAGCAATTTAACTCACCAATTGGACTCTATTCCGAACAAAATATTGCCGACACTATAAAGAGCCAAACAACCGCTATACC CTCGAAGAAACCGGTGAAGTACGACCCGAGCAAGAGCGAGGCTTACAAGGCTCTGCAAGAGGAGGCTCTTGGTGACGTAGTGCAGGAAGTAAGACAACCGGCGCGCACCGGTGTTTTCTCTCCGCAAAAGGTTAACCAAAATAGG atATACCACGCTCGACCAAAAAGTCCAGCTGGACCATAC GTAAATATTCTTGATGACGACGGTGAAAAAATCCACCAGAGTAACAGCTTCAAGAGGATCATGTATAGTGTTTTGGGACAAACTGATTATTAA
- the LOC126866632 gene encoding PDZ and LIM domain protein 3 isoform X7: MTRKQTVIVKLKRSSTGKPWGIRIAGGADLGTPIVVTRSENETLQRGDVIKKIDDYDTRDVRAKQRKIPSELPKSPVPPPLIDEYRPPASSPEHLNLPHEHLDEVREERANLSQPYRTTPLVLPGAKIKKDAPLGECYLRHHPNPMIRAAPHHYEQAHPEVAMKQKVAETVLQRVLGPNEVPKVVHKQFNSPIGLYSEQNIADTIKSQTTAIPSKKPVKYDPSKSEAYKALQEEALGDVVQEVRQPARTGVFSPQKVNQNRIYHARPKSPAGPYVNILDDDGEKIHQSNSFKRIMYSVLGQTDY, encoded by the exons ATGACGAGGAAACAAACGGTGATCGTGAAGCTTAAGAGATCCAGCACCGGCAAACCTTGGGGAATACGTATCGCTGGAGGCGCTGATTTGGGTACACCGATCGTCGTCACCCGC TCGGAGAACGAGACGCTTCAGAGGGGTGATGTGATCAAGAAAATCGACGATTACGACACGCGAGATGTGAG AGCTAAACAACGGAAAATACCGTCGGAATTACCGAAGAGCCCTGTACCGCCGCCTTTAATCGACGAATACAGGCCGCCTGCATCTTCACCGGAACACCTTAACTTACCGCACGAACATCTCGATGAGGTTCGCGAAGAGAGAGCCAATTTGTCGCAG CCATACCGCACAACTCCTCTGGTCTTGCCAGGTGCAAAGATAAAAAAGGATGCTCCGCTTGGAGAATGCTACTTGCGCCATCATCCCAATCCGATGATCAGAGCGGCACCGCATCATTACGAACAAGCTCATCCTGAAGTTGCTATGAAACAAAAG GTGGCAGAAACGGTACTTCAACGTGTCTTGGGACCGAATGAAGTTCCAAAG GTTGTCCACAAGCAATTTAACTCACCAATTGGACTCTATTCCGAACAAAATATTGCCGACACTATAAAGAGCCAAACAACCGCTATACC CTCGAAGAAACCGGTGAAGTACGACCCGAGCAAGAGCGAGGCTTACAAGGCTCTGCAAGAGGAGGCTCTTGGTGACGTAGTGCAGGAAGTAAGACAACCGGCGCGCACCGGTGTTTTCTCTCCGCAAAAGGTTAACCAAAATAGG atATACCACGCTCGACCAAAAAGTCCAGCTGGACCATAC GTAAATATTCTTGATGACGACGGTGAAAAAATCCACCAGAGTAACAGCTTCAAGAGGATCATGTATAGTGTTTTGGGACAAACTGATTATTAA
- the LOC126866632 gene encoding PDZ and LIM domain protein 3 isoform X8, whose amino-acid sequence MTRKQTVIVKLKRSSTGKPWGIRIAGGADLGTPIVVTRSENETLQRGDVIKKIDDYDTRDVRHVDAQNLLQNSESIRLVVERSEPSNASRINITTSSPIIQLNTGDRAAVTSLAKQRKIPSELPKSPVPPPLIDEYRPPASSPEHLNLPHEHLDEVREERANLSQPYRTTPLVLPGAKIKKDAPLGECYLRHHPNPMIRAAPHHYEQAHPEVAMKQKVVHKQFNSPIGLYSEQNIADTIKSQTTAIPIFIDFSFVKQKQEIQEQARILKEQAIAAASKNVWPQFNRPN is encoded by the exons ATGACGAGGAAACAAACGGTGATCGTGAAGCTTAAGAGATCCAGCACCGGCAAACCTTGGGGAATACGTATCGCTGGAGGCGCTGATTTGGGTACACCGATCGTCGTCACCCGC TCGGAGAACGAGACGCTTCAGAGGGGTGATGTGATCAAGAAAATCGACGATTACGACACGCGAGATGTGAGGCATGTAGACGCGCAGAATCTTCTTCAAAACTCTGAATCAATAAGGCTCGTGGTCGAAAGGTCTGAGCCGTCGAATGCATCTCGTATCAACATTACCACGTCATCTCCGATTATCCAGTTGAACACTGGCGACAGGGCTGCGGTCACTAGTCT AGCTAAACAACGGAAAATACCGTCGGAATTACCGAAGAGCCCTGTACCGCCGCCTTTAATCGACGAATACAGGCCGCCTGCATCTTCACCGGAACACCTTAACTTACCGCACGAACATCTCGATGAGGTTCGCGAAGAGAGAGCCAATTTGTCGCAG CCATACCGCACAACTCCTCTGGTCTTGCCAGGTGCAAAGATAAAAAAGGATGCTCCGCTTGGAGAATGCTACTTGCGCCATCATCCCAATCCGATGATCAGAGCGGCACCGCATCATTACGAACAAGCTCATCCTGAAGTTGCTATGAAACAAAAG GTTGTCCACAAGCAATTTAACTCACCAATTGGACTCTATTCCGAACAAAATATTGCCGACACTATAAAGAGCCAAACAACCGCTATACC CATTTTCATAGACTTTTCCTTCGTGAAACAGAAACAGGAAATACAGGAGCAAGCGAGAATCTTGAAAGAACAGGCCATAGCCGCCGCCTCGAAGAATGTGTGGCCGCAATTCAATAGACCAAATTAA
- the LOC126866632 gene encoding PDZ and LIM domain protein 3 isoform X4, with translation MTRKQTVIVKLKRSSTGKPWGIRIAGGADLGTPIVVTRSENETLQRGDVIKKIDDYDTRDVRHVDAQNLLQNSESIRLVVERAKQRKIPSELPKSPVPPPLIDEYRPPASSPEHLNLPHEHLDEVREERANLSQPYRTTPLVLPGAKIKKDAPLGECYLRHHPNPMIRAAPHHYEQAHPEVAMKQKVAETVLQRVLGPNEVPKVVHKQFNSPIGLYSEQNIADTIKSQTTAIPSKKPVKYDPSKSEAYKALQEEALGDVVQEVRQPARTGVFSPQKVNQNRIYHARPKSPAGPYVNILDDDGEKIHQSNSFKRIMYSVLGQTDY, from the exons ATGACGAGGAAACAAACGGTGATCGTGAAGCTTAAGAGATCCAGCACCGGCAAACCTTGGGGAATACGTATCGCTGGAGGCGCTGATTTGGGTACACCGATCGTCGTCACCCGC TCGGAGAACGAGACGCTTCAGAGGGGTGATGTGATCAAGAAAATCGACGATTACGACACGCGAGATGTGAGGCATGTAGACGCGCAGAATCTTCTTCAAAACTCTGAATCAATAAGGCTCGTGGTCGAAAG AGCTAAACAACGGAAAATACCGTCGGAATTACCGAAGAGCCCTGTACCGCCGCCTTTAATCGACGAATACAGGCCGCCTGCATCTTCACCGGAACACCTTAACTTACCGCACGAACATCTCGATGAGGTTCGCGAAGAGAGAGCCAATTTGTCGCAG CCATACCGCACAACTCCTCTGGTCTTGCCAGGTGCAAAGATAAAAAAGGATGCTCCGCTTGGAGAATGCTACTTGCGCCATCATCCCAATCCGATGATCAGAGCGGCACCGCATCATTACGAACAAGCTCATCCTGAAGTTGCTATGAAACAAAAG GTGGCAGAAACGGTACTTCAACGTGTCTTGGGACCGAATGAAGTTCCAAAG GTTGTCCACAAGCAATTTAACTCACCAATTGGACTCTATTCCGAACAAAATATTGCCGACACTATAAAGAGCCAAACAACCGCTATACC CTCGAAGAAACCGGTGAAGTACGACCCGAGCAAGAGCGAGGCTTACAAGGCTCTGCAAGAGGAGGCTCTTGGTGACGTAGTGCAGGAAGTAAGACAACCGGCGCGCACCGGTGTTTTCTCTCCGCAAAAGGTTAACCAAAATAGG atATACCACGCTCGACCAAAAAGTCCAGCTGGACCATAC GTAAATATTCTTGATGACGACGGTGAAAAAATCCACCAGAGTAACAGCTTCAAGAGGATCATGTATAGTGTTTTGGGACAAACTGATTATTAA
- the LOC126866632 gene encoding PDZ and LIM domain protein 3 isoform X5 — protein sequence MTRKQTVIVKLKRSSTGKPWGIRIAGGADLGTPIVVTRSENETLQRGDVIKKIDDYDTRDVRHVDAQNLLQNSESIRLVVERAKQRKIPSELPKSPVPPPLIDEYRPPASSPEHLNLPHEHLDEVREERANLSQPYRTTPLVLPGAKIKKDAPLGECYLRHHPNPMIRAAPHHYEQAHPEVAMKQKVVHKQFNSPIGLYSEQNIADTIKSQTTAIPSKKPVKYDPSKSEAYKALQEEALGDVVQEVRQPARTGVFSPQKVNQNRIYHARPKSPAGPYVNILDDDGEKIHQSNSFKRIMYSVLGQTDY from the exons ATGACGAGGAAACAAACGGTGATCGTGAAGCTTAAGAGATCCAGCACCGGCAAACCTTGGGGAATACGTATCGCTGGAGGCGCTGATTTGGGTACACCGATCGTCGTCACCCGC TCGGAGAACGAGACGCTTCAGAGGGGTGATGTGATCAAGAAAATCGACGATTACGACACGCGAGATGTGAGGCATGTAGACGCGCAGAATCTTCTTCAAAACTCTGAATCAATAAGGCTCGTGGTCGAAAG AGCTAAACAACGGAAAATACCGTCGGAATTACCGAAGAGCCCTGTACCGCCGCCTTTAATCGACGAATACAGGCCGCCTGCATCTTCACCGGAACACCTTAACTTACCGCACGAACATCTCGATGAGGTTCGCGAAGAGAGAGCCAATTTGTCGCAG CCATACCGCACAACTCCTCTGGTCTTGCCAGGTGCAAAGATAAAAAAGGATGCTCCGCTTGGAGAATGCTACTTGCGCCATCATCCCAATCCGATGATCAGAGCGGCACCGCATCATTACGAACAAGCTCATCCTGAAGTTGCTATGAAACAAAAG GTTGTCCACAAGCAATTTAACTCACCAATTGGACTCTATTCCGAACAAAATATTGCCGACACTATAAAGAGCCAAACAACCGCTATACC CTCGAAGAAACCGGTGAAGTACGACCCGAGCAAGAGCGAGGCTTACAAGGCTCTGCAAGAGGAGGCTCTTGGTGACGTAGTGCAGGAAGTAAGACAACCGGCGCGCACCGGTGTTTTCTCTCCGCAAAAGGTTAACCAAAATAGG atATACCACGCTCGACCAAAAAGTCCAGCTGGACCATAC GTAAATATTCTTGATGACGACGGTGAAAAAATCCACCAGAGTAACAGCTTCAAGAGGATCATGTATAGTGTTTTGGGACAAACTGATTATTAA
- the LOC126866632 gene encoding PDZ and LIM domain protein 3 isoform X6 — protein MTRKQTVIVKLKRSSTGKPWGIRIAGGADLGTPIVVTRSENETLQRGDVIKKIDDYDTRDVRHVDAQNLLQNSESIRLVVERSEPSNASRINITTSSPIIQLNTGDRAAVTSLAKQRKIPSELPKSPVPPPLIDEYRPPASSPEHLNLPHEHLDEVREERANLSQPYRTTPLVLPGAKIKKDAPLGECYLRHHPNPMIRAAPHHYEQAHPEVAMKQKVAETVLQRVLGPNEVPKVVHKQFNSPIGLYSEQNIADTIKSQTTAIPIFIDFSFVKQKQEIQEQARILKEQAIAAASKNVWPQFNRPN, from the exons ATGACGAGGAAACAAACGGTGATCGTGAAGCTTAAGAGATCCAGCACCGGCAAACCTTGGGGAATACGTATCGCTGGAGGCGCTGATTTGGGTACACCGATCGTCGTCACCCGC TCGGAGAACGAGACGCTTCAGAGGGGTGATGTGATCAAGAAAATCGACGATTACGACACGCGAGATGTGAGGCATGTAGACGCGCAGAATCTTCTTCAAAACTCTGAATCAATAAGGCTCGTGGTCGAAAGGTCTGAGCCGTCGAATGCATCTCGTATCAACATTACCACGTCATCTCCGATTATCCAGTTGAACACTGGCGACAGGGCTGCGGTCACTAGTCT AGCTAAACAACGGAAAATACCGTCGGAATTACCGAAGAGCCCTGTACCGCCGCCTTTAATCGACGAATACAGGCCGCCTGCATCTTCACCGGAACACCTTAACTTACCGCACGAACATCTCGATGAGGTTCGCGAAGAGAGAGCCAATTTGTCGCAG CCATACCGCACAACTCCTCTGGTCTTGCCAGGTGCAAAGATAAAAAAGGATGCTCCGCTTGGAGAATGCTACTTGCGCCATCATCCCAATCCGATGATCAGAGCGGCACCGCATCATTACGAACAAGCTCATCCTGAAGTTGCTATGAAACAAAAG GTGGCAGAAACGGTACTTCAACGTGTCTTGGGACCGAATGAAGTTCCAAAG GTTGTCCACAAGCAATTTAACTCACCAATTGGACTCTATTCCGAACAAAATATTGCCGACACTATAAAGAGCCAAACAACCGCTATACC CATTTTCATAGACTTTTCCTTCGTGAAACAGAAACAGGAAATACAGGAGCAAGCGAGAATCTTGAAAGAACAGGCCATAGCCGCCGCCTCGAAGAATGTGTGGCCGCAATTCAATAGACCAAATTAA
- the LOC126866632 gene encoding PDZ and LIM domain protein 3 isoform X9 — MTRKQTVIVKLKRSSTGKPWGIRIAGGADLGTPIVVTRSENETLQRGDVIKKIDDYDTRDVRHVDAQNLLQNSESIRLVVERSEPSNASRINITTSSPIIQLNTGDRAAVTSLAKQRKIPSELPKSPVPPPLIDEYRPPASSPEHLNLPHEHLDEVREERANLSQPYRTTPLVLPGAKIKKDAPLGECYLRHHPNPMIRAAPHHYEQAHPEVAMKQKVAETVLQRVLGPNEVPKVVHKQFNSPIGLYSEQNIADTIKSQTTAIPAWKRSESRSRTNNWRYNPGCC, encoded by the exons ATGACGAGGAAACAAACGGTGATCGTGAAGCTTAAGAGATCCAGCACCGGCAAACCTTGGGGAATACGTATCGCTGGAGGCGCTGATTTGGGTACACCGATCGTCGTCACCCGC TCGGAGAACGAGACGCTTCAGAGGGGTGATGTGATCAAGAAAATCGACGATTACGACACGCGAGATGTGAGGCATGTAGACGCGCAGAATCTTCTTCAAAACTCTGAATCAATAAGGCTCGTGGTCGAAAGGTCTGAGCCGTCGAATGCATCTCGTATCAACATTACCACGTCATCTCCGATTATCCAGTTGAACACTGGCGACAGGGCTGCGGTCACTAGTCT AGCTAAACAACGGAAAATACCGTCGGAATTACCGAAGAGCCCTGTACCGCCGCCTTTAATCGACGAATACAGGCCGCCTGCATCTTCACCGGAACACCTTAACTTACCGCACGAACATCTCGATGAGGTTCGCGAAGAGAGAGCCAATTTGTCGCAG CCATACCGCACAACTCCTCTGGTCTTGCCAGGTGCAAAGATAAAAAAGGATGCTCCGCTTGGAGAATGCTACTTGCGCCATCATCCCAATCCGATGATCAGAGCGGCACCGCATCATTACGAACAAGCTCATCCTGAAGTTGCTATGAAACAAAAG GTGGCAGAAACGGTACTTCAACGTGTCTTGGGACCGAATGAAGTTCCAAAG GTTGTCCACAAGCAATTTAACTCACCAATTGGACTCTATTCCGAACAAAATATTGCCGACACTATAAAGAGCCAAACAACCGCTATACC GGCATGGAAGCGGTCCGAAAGTCGCTCTCGAACAAACAATTGGCGATATAACCCTGGCTGCTGCTAA